The Henckelia pumila isolate YLH828 unplaced genomic scaffold, ASM3356847v2 CTG_525:::fragment_3, whole genome shotgun sequence genome segment aaaccaatggttttaacatATCATGTTTAtgaaaaccaatggtttctctatggtCTTAACAATTgacccttgaatagcagcccatagttgagtttgagcttgcatacatccagtaatacgattagatactttgatccgatcggcttgttgtaacctgccagccatttcagcattaatgactaactggttaaactcggtttgaagcaacccaaggtgttccctgagatgcctctgcattttcatgatggaatccacgtcactgccttccatctcttgttaagaaatctgcaagaatattttcatgagatttaataataacaatatcaaaaatataattttgacataatgcttgccatcttaataacctagctttctcaggtttggattcaatcttatttcttaagaaagcttttacctgggtgttatcaaccttcagcgtgaattttttagcaagtaaaaataatggccatttttcaaaagcccttttaactgcatagaattccttctcgttgatatgacatctgatggcctcagattctaaaaaaagaccgctacagtatctgcatggtatttctccatccggggtgatcttggtaaggactgcagcccaccattcgtcactggcatccgtgaataataccagatcatcttcatctacaggtatagccatttttgggagattcttacatatctcctttaattggtttacccctttagtgtggtcatcggtccatataaatctggcatccttttttaacaaaggactgaacacctttctgtacattgctaggttgtttatgaacatccctgaaaaattaactactcctagaaaactctggagttgctttacatctttgagtttatctggaaaattctttactttttccacaatatggggttgtagaattattccagtttcatcaatctcaataccaaggaattcaattttccttgttgctatgactgctttcttttcagataaaaccagtccttcttgtttacaaatcttagagaaaatctctaagtgtttaacatgttcgtctatgttttttgatgctataagaataccatcaatataaacaaacataaagttgaagtaatctttaaaaagattatccatctttctttgaaatatttgcgGTGCAttggccaatcccataggcataacttcccaaatatagtgtccttgtggagtagagaaggctgtgaatttcttactgccttcttccattcttatctggtagaatccagacttacaatcaaattttgagaacactctagcatttcgtacacagctaattagatgttctctactaggtatgaagtacccgtcaaactccaggattttattaataccttggtagttaataactaacctgggtttccctctttttatttcaccatgatttttgACCAGAAAACCTAGGctactatatggtgaaactccttctttgattagaccaaggtccaaatgttccttgataatcattctcatatccctttatctgttatgttcatcgggataggcttatatctgacgaattcatactctttgccttcctttagagtaagactggctttgagttgatttctatcccaccatgccaaaggatgctcattataactttctttgagcctctttttgacatcttcaagggataccttattttctaactctatatctctatgatttagagttaccttgagaagctccatatcctctgtttagagttcttgttctgttgttattttcaacatggtttctccaaaccttcttggatctttcatttttgggtgaaaaagttgtcccttATCACCACgatggctgcgaaatattatcggcaattgtcgataaaaagcaactttgagtctttgaatgataattttatgatcacaaattgtagtgaacataagtcttcttgactcattgtcttgtgtatacttcttaaacatttgtaagaagttattttctaacaggatatcagctcctgtatcatgaaaatagattggtggtgtctttaccttgtaccaaggtgtctgacctgctcctcctataaggatctctgcttgttttattcctttgcaaagaattaaaattctttgagagaaatCTCGCCCAGTaatttttggcaaatcttcttcacatttttcagggaagactcctctttttgctgtacaaattcctgctcccgaatcaatataagctgcatagtattcagccttatattgttcatacaacatccctatcggaatgtatatggagaaaggacttgttgtcattttttaaagggattactaaatggccctgccatttttaacagactgtgttgcaactcagtaatccgattaagactattcacctttagtcttcctaaggcttcagaaggtagagtatggttactcctttctacctcttcaatgcgatctagtaaatcatgttcatgacttactaatttcaacagctgtttcttcctctgtttgtaaacagagttctcgaatctaattaagggattgtcccttatccaattctcttggttttccatttcgtagaattcttattgaatcctccaagtcttttcttttgccatgaactttattcctttttcaagacgtttccatggtttatggtcctccagaaactctaggccaagaatgagctgatccacttcttttcctggaattccacatatttgaacttttaattatccaatatttatcaatccttggtaagttcttttttcatgttgttccaaatagtaaatcgagttacaagggaactggttccgatgacttgtaatatcgaatactattttcacttatttccatccttctggagatctaagttttcctattatagaaaactctttttcttctggtggaatttcttgaataggagatttgtcccatctcctacttgtcattcggtttccttgaaaagataaccttcaaggttctattttaaggtctctgtatagaaccggtctgtcttgaatttgaatgtctgttttctgaattaaaggaaactcgattctttctgggtatattgcatgaacaactttcccaaagatctctggaatttcaatgaactcatttctaataaataattcagaatgatgagtattagaaagaatatatgaaatttgatatgtaatagaatatggtctattaccttccttcattagtctcttttccttgaatttttgatgcaacgtcaaggctcgactaaagtccctgccagctaaattgtaggctattcttggatagataattcctacaatttttcctgcacaaagatttcctgagatagtacccaggacagcatcttgaatattccccattcttttatcgcatactacgatatctatgggtgaatctattccttctttaaaagttgccttgatcattatttggattgctccaatatgaatccaagacatcgtccttgctacctcacctttcaacttttgcaattcctctcttatttcttcaaaaggaattaactgcatctctatttgattacttgttaactccatggggattgccattttccttctggatactttgtaaatcaaattatgtcttctttctctaagccctaggttgcctaagactctttctacttgtcctgccgaaaatccctggtacttttgtaacgttggattttctctcataatcctttggaccatattatgagatatcatggtttggctaaagaatccagccaaactttcatgtgtttcatgccgaaacacttcttctctattctgattctgattctgatccatcctcagaatcttcttgactaaacaatatcttttcttcgtatatgctttcatctgaggggatatcctcaaattgatagacttggactagatcttgaaagaagaccgcatcatccatatctggtgttgcttcaaagagtttaactccttttttctcgttttctggacaatttgtagatatatgtcctctttctccacatgtccagcagttgcaatccttgaaactttcacttgctcttgtatgagttcttctgaaagttcttcttgatggtgttctttccctgctttgtgatgagcttgttactggggatgttcttgtaggtctacttcttcttcctgacctataagatctggccttttgtttggaccaaaatgttcttggtttccaaaaacttctcattcttttattgtagggattacttctgaattttttccttttaaatccctgtgatctgtttccaatgatcgttggaagatcattatctttacaacataaaggtgtacgtttatttataccccttattttcttgtagttcttctgtaatgctgccatatgacaccattctgccaattttcctttcaaaaaggacgcgcgtcttgccaaagtgtcaagatgacctggaacgtattctttaatcagcatttctttccagggacttggcatttttgcgaaaaatagctgaatagctacattttcctcgacttctgaattccatctgtatttagtgaataacataatgtattcatcaactaaacagatatcatgtaactcgaggctatacagagcttgagtatatcttctctttttctctgtatcttgattgttgaaatagtctacccctatgaattgtgctttaaatagggtgaccattctttctccaatttcgctgagggattctcctgctaagattgatttcttcgtatctggcatagtcatctcccaagcaatcttgacagatcccattagactcatttctagaagtttaatgaatccttttttattgagatctaatgtccctgctgcaattctcatagctgacgtccaatcatctataagatcttctctgtttttgaagtccaaaacatcaaggtttaacataaccccgtaaggatgtattggatctaaaacagtttttccgtaaggagtttgatggagtgggattttactttttcttgatctggttcctgctggatgtgaattttctccaatctgaaactcactatgtggttcttctgttttaaccgcatatcttgggggattccctatgggttgttcaccttcaggggagttcatttttagatctactactttgagattcacAAAAGAATCCgcgagatcttgtagatcctcgagatttaatctctctaaagtagtcatcagatagtgtttttctctgatactgcttttataagattaatcatcctttcatcatcagttaaaggtttttgaaccattttggttttacctttctgatgtaacaacggtttggtaccaaacgagagtggtaaccttcctcctgtattttcttttctagaacctgaagtttgttctagatttgtgattttagtttgaagatcctttagggttacaagaatttcttcttgtttcttaaggattccttcaatctgccgaggtattttatacagctgattgctgtaatattgtaccgtcttttgaatttctctaagatctccggagagtttagaggaatctggggtaatttctaaaaattgagagttagaaatcatctttctgtcgtaagtaatctattgtgaacagattaacttgtttataggatttcatataaataaaatcctcttgattcaaaccttcgtttgaagtcatcttttgtaaaaaatcttctcatcaacaaagaaaagtatgagttaacgaataatattaagtctgaatatttaacctaaagctctgataccaattttgCGGATGATTCAAGTACCATAATTGAGCACAAACATTgcataaatgcataaattgggtacataaatgcataaattgggtacaagaattaaacattggatttgaccaagtttggtggtcctagggagttttaagaaagaatttttattgtagggatttataaaaaagttaGGTTTGGGTTTAGGGATTTATTCACAATTGACTCTTTAATTTTTCTGTTTTATACTATCATATTTTTCTACATGGAGTTTTTGAAAGCCACATGGCTGCCAAAAGTCAAACTCCCTAAATTAATTTAGGGCTAAGCATTCCGGCATTGGACTTGGTTACTATCCGGTGAATGAATTCAATTTTCGGAGaaaagaattgaaattgaaaaatattgcaaattacAGGATCAAAAACGTAAATTGACTTATAACAGGACTGAAATTAGAAAAAGtgcaagttacaggactaaaaatgtaattttctcaataaaatattatatatacttTAAAAAGTTTTCCAcaaatgtttattattttattatacgaATTTAAATGTATCATATTTTTAAATGAAATTACTGACAGAAAAAAacgaaatttaaaaaataaaaagtaaatGGAAAGGCCATCGTGCCTGTCCTGCGATCACGCAACATTAATTAAGGAACAAACGTAATTAAGTGATGCAAGTGatcaacaaataaaaaaaatggaatATAATTAATTGATGCATTATCTTTCCTcccaaaaagtaaagaaaaaagCAAAAATATTGTGttgtatataaaatatatatatatacacacacaaaacacATATATAAAGTTTGTTGTAAGTTGTAACTTGTAACAAGAAGATTGAGCAATTTATGGGCAGAAACAATTATGTATTGCCAATTAAATAAATAGCCCTTTTGACAACAAATCGCTTTCACAAACCATATTTTTCcaataaaaacatatataagAAACAAAATCGCGTATCGGAAACCACAAAATAGAGTGGCACATGTCACGTTCCACCCGTGCATGCGCAACCATATATAGGAAGTGTTTGCAATTATAAAAGAAAAGTGATTGTTagtttttggcttaaaaaaaatcatttttgtgtgttttttaaacttagattatgtgttagcttatgcttaacttaattgaaatccaaaaactagtcatgtggtgattatgattctccgaAAGTGATTCTAACAAGAAtatcattgttaaaatcactctaatcacttatttatcaaacactacccaactttgatttttagattttcacatttattttcaaatactaccaacttttgatttttttaacttttttataatctataaattaattacttctacaaaagcacaatctattgcaaacactcccttagcGAGGCCAGACTCAAGAAGCAATTAATTGAAGAGACCGTTTTTCGGACAAATTCAAGCAATTTTATAAagtgaaaattttaaataagcACAATGCCTTTAAGTTTCAAGATAAATTACACCTACAAATATTAATTGTCCACTCTAGTTTTCAAATAGTACATGTTTGATTTTGCTGTGATGACAATAATCGCTTCAGAACAATATATACTATCCCAATTATTGGATATCTGCATTATCCGAAACTCTTTGAAATCAGACACATACAATAGTTCATATAACAATTatcacttttaaaaaataacatgtTGTTTCTAGATGAAAAGATGGGGAAATCATAATTTATGTCACGTAACTGACATGCTTTTCATCTtacaattttaatatatatgttgATTTGCATTTTTTCTGTTgattttagtttattttcatcataATATTGACAGTTGATTGATATGATGTAAGAAAAACGATGATACATCACCGAAAATTGTTGACATGATGACAGTCATGACTGACGTGTCTAATATCACATGAAAACTCCTATATATAAAACACAAACTAAATCGAAAAAATATAAGTCACTATTTGATGAATTAATACCTTCAATTCATCAATAacaaaatctgaaataaaaatctttagaTTTTTggaccaaaaatataatttaaactttatatttaaaaaacacaattagatatcattttttcttttttttacataaatcaaATCCCTTTTAGATACACGCACTAAATCACCCATATCTACTAAATTGTGACACATCTCCAGCATCATGACATACATTTGTGAGTCGGCCCTAGCAAAAAGTCGAAGATTTTATATATCAATGAAACACCTTTAATTATgtttttgatatataatataaatgtaaAGGGCATTAAGCTTTTGCTAAATGCAGATCACTAAAATATAAATCTTCACATATATATAATGTTGGCtacctttttcttttttgaCCACACACTACTAACTTGTTATTTCGATATATCTTTTACGAAGTCGTGTTATGGTAAATTAAAAAGAAGATAAAGACAACGTATAAATTTTCACAGAGGACTTTGcctgaaaaaaaacaaaacacttGCCCAAATTAACCAACTCCATAATCACATTGCTGGTCTCGATTTCATTTAATTTGTAAAAAACTATAAGCGCGTTTATGTCATTGACACTTTATGTTTGCAAGCCAGCTAGGTCAAGCAATTATTCTCACCTTATTATATCTAAATCACtttgtatattatatgatatatatatatatatatcatataataatgTGATGGTGTAGCAGTTGGAAACTATATATAAATCCCTCTCGAGTAGAAGAAATGGGTAGATTCAAGATGACCACTTTGtgtttatatatgatttaactAATCTTCTAAAAATGTTGAATAATGAAAGAAACATTACAACCACAAACAGCATTAACCTTGGCCGGGAAACACCTAGCATTCGAGACATCCATGCTCCACGATCCGGGGCCCCGAGTCGAGGATCTTGGGAAACAAGCAGCCGTAGATTATCATCATATCTATCAACGGAATCATCGAGGGATGCTCATGATCACGACCAACGGAGTTTCGCTAGCATCAGCAGTGATCAATTCAGTGCTTTGGTCATGGTCGGTTCGACGACGAGGGAGACGACAACCGAGCTGACCCCAAGTTATAGGAGCATCGGAGAAGAAAGTACTAATTATAACTCCTTGGCTGTCGTGCCAAGGGGTACTGAACGTGATCGTGGCGATATTCGTGATAACGTTCAAGTGTCGTCGGCGCAAAGCGTGAAGAAAGAGGAGACGGAGTGTAAGATTATCGCATGGCAAAATGCCGAGATATCCAAGATTAGCAATCGTTTCAAGAGGGAGATTGCGGTGATCAAAGGTGTGGAAGGTGAGCAAGTTGAGAAGGCCAATTTATGGATGAAGAAAGTTGAGGTAATATATAATTGACAATTTAtcaagaattaataaatgatatAAATTGCATGGTTGCCTAATTTTTGTTCTCGTTTGGTGATGTGTATTGAGTGAAAAAAGCTGCAGAGATCC includes the following:
- the LOC140873340 gene encoding remorin 4.2-like codes for the protein MLNNERNITTTNSINLGRETPSIRDIHAPRSGAPSRGSWETSSRRLSSYLSTESSRDAHDHDQRSFASISSDQFSALVMVGSTTRETTTELTPSYRSIGEESTNYNSLAVVPRGTERDRGDIRDNVQVSSAQSVKKEETECKIIAWQNAEISKISNRFKREIAVIKGVEGEQVEKANLWMKKVERKLEEKRAKSLEKMQNDMAKAKRIAEERRASAEAKRGTQVAKILDIANLMRVIGRPPVKRSFF